One Campylobacter sp. RM16192 genomic region harbors:
- the sppA gene encoding signal peptide peptidase SppA — MNFLKLLFSPIVAIFKFINEYFKTMIFLLILFFIFIYPDSKSINNPNLVQIDISGMILDSQKTLKEIHEATKHDHIKGVLLFIDSPGGALAPSTEIAMAVKKLRAKKPVIAYAGGAMTSGSYYSGVNSNKILANPGSFIGSIGVIIQAPNISELANKIGISQQVVKAGEFKEVGTFARKWSSIERNELEKLVKKSYDMFVKDVATARNLDVNKSLEWANARVFLASDAKRVGLIDDVSDYYSARKEIENLSGVAMPVWKEKHAYERALDGILKDGVNSVINSVFINWIR; from the coding sequence TTGAATTTTTTAAAACTACTTTTTTCGCCTATAGTTGCGATATTTAAATTTATAAATGAATACTTTAAAACCATGATTTTTCTCTTAATCTTGTTTTTTATATTCATCTACCCGGATTCAAAATCAATAAACAACCCAAATTTAGTTCAAATAGATATAAGCGGTATGATTTTAGATAGCCAAAAGACGCTAAAAGAGATACATGAAGCAACCAAGCATGATCATATCAAAGGAGTTTTGCTATTCATAGATAGTCCCGGAGGCGCTCTTGCACCAAGCACAGAGATAGCTATGGCAGTAAAAAAATTAAGAGCCAAAAAACCCGTGATAGCTTATGCCGGCGGGGCAATGACTAGTGGAAGCTACTACTCCGGAGTAAATTCAAATAAAATTTTGGCAAATCCGGGCTCGTTCATAGGCTCAATAGGGGTCATAATTCAAGCTCCGAATATAAGCGAACTAGCCAATAAAATCGGAATATCTCAGCAAGTTGTAAAGGCAGGAGAGTTTAAAGAGGTAGGAACATTTGCCAGAAAGTGGAGCAGTATTGAGCGAAATGAGCTTGAAAAACTGGTCAAAAAATCTTACGATATGTTTGTAAAAGATGTTGCCACAGCAAGAAATTTAGATGTCAATAAAAGCCTAGAATGGGCAAACGCTAGAGTATTTTTAGCCTCGGATGCTAAAAGAGTCGGGCTTATAGACGATGTAAGCGATTATTACTCGGCAAGAAAAGAGATAGAAAATCTAAGCGGTGTGGCTATGCCAGTGTGGAAAGAGAAGCACGCCTACGAAAGAGCTCTGGACGGAATTTTAAAAGATGGTGTAAATAGCGTGATAAACTCTGTTTTTATAAACTGGATCAGGTAA
- the ribD gene encoding bifunctional diaminohydroxyphosphoribosylaminopyrimidine deaminase/5-amino-6-(5-phosphoribosylamino)uracil reductase RibD produces MINDEFYMNLALQKAWEFQILTYPNPAVGCVILDKNGALLACEAHERAGEAHAELNTVKSALLKINPSFKFPNGSNELYEFILANHNGLLKGSKAYVTLEPCSHYGKTPPCANLLKILGFAEVIIARRDENKKASGGAEILRDGDIKLKFDVLKDRADELIEPFLSWQNGNFSFFKIALCANGVATGGVISNEQSRTHMHRLRSVSDLLVIGGNTVRTDRPTLDTRLIKNGKNPDILIYSKVQNFDKTIPLFDVNGRSVEMSNSLEKAFKAPLVMFEGGERFLNSLDERVRWVLIYQSSEFKNLQNLRANLSLKRLFGSNFGSDNYGWYKIIR; encoded by the coding sequence ATGATAAATGATGAATTTTATATGAATTTGGCTTTACAAAAGGCTTGGGAATTTCAGATTTTAACATATCCAAATCCTGCTGTTGGCTGTGTAATCTTAGATAAAAATGGCGCTCTTCTTGCATGCGAAGCTCATGAAAGAGCCGGAGAGGCTCATGCTGAACTCAATACGGTAAAATCGGCTCTTTTAAAAATTAATCCCAGTTTTAAATTTCCAAATGGCTCAAATGAGCTTTATGAGTTTATTTTGGCTAATCATAACGGACTTTTAAAAGGTTCAAAGGCCTATGTAACGCTTGAGCCATGTTCTCACTATGGTAAAACTCCACCTTGTGCTAATTTGCTTAAAATTTTAGGCTTTGCAGAAGTAATAATAGCTAGACGAGACGAAAATAAAAAGGCAAGCGGTGGGGCTGAAATTTTAAGAGATGGCGATATTAAGCTTAAATTTGATGTTTTAAAAGATAGAGCTGATGAGCTTATAGAGCCTTTTTTATCTTGGCAAAATGGAAATTTCAGCTTTTTTAAAATCGCCCTTTGTGCAAACGGAGTAGCCACCGGTGGAGTGATATCAAACGAACAAAGCCGCACTCATATGCATAGACTAAGAAGCGTATCAGATCTGCTTGTAATAGGCGGCAATACGGTGCGAACAGACCGTCCGACTCTTGATACTAGACTTATAAAAAATGGTAAAAATCCGGATATTCTTATATACTCTAAGGTGCAAAATTTTGATAAAACAATTCCGCTTTTTGATGTGAATGGCAGAAGCGTTGAGATGTCAAATAGTCTTGAAAAGGCTTTTAAAGCTCCTCTTGTGATGTTTGAAGGCGGGGAGAGGTTTTTAAACTCGCTTGATGAAAGAGTAAGATGGGTGTTAATCTATCAATCAAGCGAATTTAAAAATTTACAAAATTTAAGAGCAAATTTAAGTCTAAAAAGGCTATTTGGATCAAATTTTGGCAGTGATAACTATGGCTGGTATAAGATAATAAGATAA
- the bamA gene encoding outer membrane protein assembly factor BamA gives MKKSVFLLLAVACLGSAVEIKSINFKGLLRLSPEVAKDIMGLKAGDQLTGENSDTAISNLFRQNYFDDVYIEESDGDILVVVKEKPSISRLDIKGVVTNDKTAIDQLIGIKQGNMYDELAISRAKERIRQYYESKGYFDTVVDVTKESVAVNDSSLFVTLNVNRGENIIIEKVNLVGAKVFDYGDIEPLVANKEREFMGWLWGRNDGKVKLFELPNDPGRIQDKYFQKGYLDATVSTPYLNAYMDNYTAELTYYINEGEPYTVSSVDIDAPEFLELDKEKILKDFKLEVGDRMNSARLRRDMQKLDDMVADRGYAFVKVLPRTDKNSQDRNVSIVYEIIPGDKAYIRNVQISGNDRTVDRVVRRELYLTEGNLYSRTDLEDSKTALKRTGYFEDVEIKEERVGTNEVDLLVNVKEASTGTISGGIGYGSSDGLLLNASISDTNVFGSGMKGVFSIDRSDNELSGQIGLTNPRIFDSEYSLGGTIYANDYDWDNYDERSYGFNAVVGRKLTRNLSASIGYVIEQSDIKKLSETLIRTGYKEGKSLKSALIPSITYNNTDDYYLPRTGIIATTSLEYAGVGGDEKFIKSRTGFNWYLGLREWIDYDLILRYKANFAKIWDRGYVPINEKLYLGGIRNLRGYDSRTVSPKNKYGDETGGTISFNNSFELSFPIIDRVKMRGVLFFDYGKIGQSSINENTRYSTGAGIEWITPIGPLQLIFAKPLNDKPGDETSSFEFTIGQRF, from the coding sequence ATGAAAAAAAGCGTTTTTTTACTACTTGCTGTGGCATGTTTAGGTAGTGCTGTAGAGATAAAATCTATAAATTTCAAAGGTCTTTTACGTCTATCTCCTGAGGTTGCAAAGGATATTATGGGACTAAAAGCAGGAGATCAATTAACTGGTGAAAATAGCGATACTGCAATTTCAAATTTGTTTAGACAAAATTATTTTGATGATGTCTATATTGAAGAAAGCGATGGTGATATTTTAGTTGTTGTAAAAGAAAAGCCTAGTATCTCTAGACTTGACATAAAAGGTGTTGTTACTAATGATAAGACCGCAATAGATCAATTAATTGGAATTAAGCAAGGAAATATGTATGACGAACTTGCTATCAGTAGAGCAAAAGAGCGAATTAGACAGTACTATGAGTCAAAGGGCTATTTTGATACCGTTGTGGATGTAACCAAAGAGAGTGTAGCCGTCAATGACAGTAGTTTATTTGTAACCTTGAATGTAAATCGTGGTGAAAATATCATAATAGAAAAAGTAAATTTAGTAGGTGCAAAAGTTTTTGATTATGGTGATATAGAGCCTCTTGTGGCCAATAAAGAGCGTGAATTTATGGGTTGGTTATGGGGTAGAAACGACGGAAAAGTAAAACTTTTTGAACTACCAAACGATCCGGGACGAATTCAAGATAAATATTTTCAAAAAGGGTATCTTGACGCTACGGTTTCTACGCCATATCTAAATGCATATATGGATAATTATACTGCTGAACTTACTTATTATATCAATGAGGGTGAGCCATATACCGTATCTAGCGTTGATATAGATGCACCTGAGTTTTTGGAGCTTGATAAGGAAAAAATTTTAAAAGACTTTAAGCTAGAGGTCGGTGATAGGATGAATTCGGCAAGGCTTAGAAGAGATATGCAAAAGCTTGATGATATGGTTGCCGATAGAGGATATGCCTTTGTGAAAGTTTTGCCAAGAACAGATAAAAATAGCCAAGATAGAAACGTTAGTATAGTTTATGAAATTATTCCTGGAGATAAAGCATATATAAGAAACGTTCAAATTTCAGGCAATGACAGAACCGTAGATAGAGTTGTTAGAAGAGAGCTTTATTTAACAGAGGGAAATTTATACAGCAGAACAGATCTTGAGGATAGTAAAACCGCACTTAAAAGGACCGGATATTTTGAAGATGTAGAGATAAAAGAAGAAAGAGTCGGTACTAATGAGGTTGATCTTTTAGTAAATGTCAAAGAAGCGTCAACTGGAACAATAAGTGGTGGTATAGGATATGGAAGCTCTGATGGACTGTTGCTTAACGCTAGTATATCTGACACAAACGTATTTGGTAGTGGCATGAAAGGCGTGTTTAGCATAGATAGAAGTGATAATGAACTTTCAGGACAGATTGGACTTACAAATCCTAGAATATTTGACTCTGAGTATAGCTTGGGAGGAACTATATATGCCAATGATTATGATTGGGATAACTATGATGAGAGATCATACGGTTTTAATGCTGTTGTGGGACGAAAACTAACTAGAAATTTAAGTGCTTCAATTGGGTATGTTATAGAGCAAAGTGATATTAAAAAGCTAAGTGAGACTTTAATTAGAACAGGATACAAAGAAGGTAAAAGTCTAAAAAGTGCACTTATCCCGTCTATTACATATAATAATACGGATGATTATTATCTACCAAGAACAGGTATAATAGCCACAACTAGCCTTGAATATGCGGGCGTGGGTGGAGATGAGAAATTTATAAAGAGTAGAACAGGATTTAACTGGTATCTTGGACTTAGAGAGTGGATTGATTATGATTTAATCTTAAGATATAAGGCAAATTTTGCCAAAATTTGGGATAGGGGATATGTGCCTATTAACGAGAAGTTATATTTAGGTGGCATTAGAAATTTAAGAGGATATGATTCAAGAACCGTCTCTCCTAAAAATAAATATGGAGACGAAACAGGAGGAACTATATCTTTTAACAACTCATTTGAGCTAAGCTTCCCTATCATAGATCGTGTAAAAATGCGCGGCGTGTTATTTTTTGACTACGGAAAGATCGGTCAAAGTAGCATTAATGAAAATACCAGATATTCAACAGGCGCAGGCATAGAATGGATCACTCCTATAGGTCCATTGCAACTAATTTTTGCTAAACCGCTTAATGATAAGCCAGGAGATGAAACTAGTTCGTTTGAATTTACAATCGGACAGCGCTTCTAG
- a CDS encoding prephenate dehydrogenase codes for MKIGIIGLGLIGGSLGLSLKNEKLISCVSGLDLNKEHEQKALELGLVHEILTLDEMKKKCDMIFLAIPVEAIIKIVKDLEDIDENTTIIDLGSTKEKIIEAVPEKIRQNFIPAHPMAGTEYSGPQAAFPGLFKDAVVIICDFKESSEKHVKRCVELFSHIGMKIVFMSAKEHDHRTSVISHLPHVISFSLASSVLKKENKKDIIALGGTSFKDMIRIAKSSPVMWSDIFKQNKDNLINAIDMFKKELEDCENLVKNEKWDELKNWMSEARKIREIL; via the coding sequence ATGAAAATAGGCATCATCGGATTAGGGCTAATCGGTGGCTCTTTAGGACTTAGCTTAAAAAATGAAAAATTAATCTCTTGCGTAAGCGGACTTGATTTAAATAAAGAGCATGAACAAAAAGCACTGGAGCTTGGCTTGGTACATGAAATTTTAACCCTTGACGAGATGAAAAAAAAGTGCGATATGATATTTCTAGCTATTCCTGTTGAAGCGATAATAAAAATAGTAAAAGACCTTGAAGACATAGATGAAAATACTACAATAATTGATCTTGGAAGCACAAAAGAGAAGATTATAGAGGCAGTTCCTGAAAAAATAAGACAAAATTTTATCCCAGCTCACCCTATGGCAGGTACGGAATACTCAGGCCCACAAGCAGCTTTTCCTGGTTTATTTAAAGATGCCGTTGTAATAATTTGTGACTTTAAAGAAAGTAGCGAAAAACATGTAAAACGCTGTGTAGAGCTATTTTCTCATATTGGCATGAAAATTGTGTTTATGAGCGCAAAAGAACACGATCATCGCACAAGTGTAATATCTCATCTACCTCACGTCATCAGTTTTTCACTTGCATCAAGCGTATTAAAAAAAGAAAATAAAAAAGACATTATCGCACTTGGTGGAACAAGCTTTAAGGATATGATAAGAATAGCAAAAAGCTCACCAGTAATGTGGAGCGATATTTTTAAACAAAACAAAGACAACTTAATAAATGCAATAGATATGTTCAAAAAAGAGCTAGAGGATTGTGAAAATTTGGTTAAAAACGAAAAATGGGACGAACTTAAAAACTGGATGAGTGAAGCAAGAAAGATACGTGAAATTTTATAA